One genomic segment of Candidatus Poseidoniia archaeon includes these proteins:
- a CDS encoding NAD(+)/NADH kinase, translated as MKLALVANPYHPQAAEKLEALLELVGDAELEEATAQLLGREGTPLAELSGDLLLALGGDGTLLYALSHLDLPVFGINIGQVGFLTEAEFGDTLEANLARLEAGDYEVEELQRIEVRLNGQMVGRALNEAVIHTARVAKIQKFRITLDGQVADEFRGDGLIIATPTGSTSYAMSAGSPILHPAVGAHVLVPIAPYRIGSRPLVIPDSVELRIQLLNPRPSVVVLDGGDELALGPDDEITITKSAVPARFARFGDTFFERVQRKLRMQ; from the coding sequence GTGAAGCTCGCGCTGGTCGCCAATCCGTACCATCCGCAGGCAGCGGAGAAGCTGGAAGCGCTGCTCGAACTAGTCGGCGACGCCGAGCTGGAAGAAGCGACGGCGCAGCTGCTCGGCCGTGAGGGGACGCCGCTGGCGGAGCTCTCGGGCGATTTGCTACTGGCGCTTGGCGGCGACGGAACGCTGCTCTACGCGCTATCGCACCTTGACCTGCCGGTCTTTGGCATCAACATCGGGCAGGTCGGATTCCTGACCGAGGCGGAGTTCGGCGACACACTCGAGGCCAATCTGGCGCGGCTCGAAGCGGGCGATTACGAAGTCGAGGAATTGCAACGTATCGAGGTACGGCTCAATGGCCAGATGGTGGGTCGGGCGCTGAACGAGGCGGTCATCCATACCGCGCGCGTCGCCAAAATCCAGAAATTCCGCATCACGCTCGACGGCCAGGTGGCGGACGAGTTCCGCGGTGACGGGCTGATAATCGCCACTCCCACCGGTTCGACCAGCTACGCCATGTCGGCCGGCTCGCCCATCCTGCACCCTGCCGTTGGCGCACATGTGCTGGTGCCGATTGCACCTTACCGCATCGGCTCACGGCCGCTGGTGATTCCCGACTCCGTTGAGCTGAGGATCCAGCTCCTTAATCCGCGCCCGTCGGTCGTCGTACTGGACGGGGGCGATGAACTGGCCCTTGGGCCAGATGACGAAATCACCATCACGAAATCGGCTGTCCCGGCTCGTTTTGCGCGATTCGGCGATACCTTCTTCGAGCGAGTGCAGCGGAAGCTGAGGATGCAGTAA
- a CDS encoding methyltransferase domain-containing protein: protein MSPAAVSLLQRETPFEQVAARLPEWMQQHLPRKWVQLGCVLLLRLPPELEAEAQAVAAAYATLPGVEAVMRRPRIAGELRQPRLPQLLFGSSAETEVREHGLRYRLDLQCVMWAPGNVGWRAGPRGPAAVAALYAHPGPRVVLDCFAGVGYFALQFARHWPATQVIAVEKNPVAAEYLRQNVALNGLDNVEIIEADCRDVEREADIVHLGYIGDTAHFLPHAALQMRAGRDGTIILHDAFRRADYGVQRSGEWDAVPGQLRRELERAAPGLRVARVARVKNYGPATAHLAIRLEAA, encoded by the coding sequence ATGAGCCCCGCCGCGGTATCCCTGCTCCAGCGCGAAACGCCCTTCGAACAGGTTGCCGCCCGGCTGCCTGAATGGATGCAACAGCACCTGCCACGCAAATGGGTCCAGCTGGGGTGCGTATTGCTGCTGCGGCTGCCGCCCGAGCTGGAGGCGGAAGCGCAAGCGGTCGCGGCTGCTTACGCGACGCTGCCGGGTGTCGAGGCAGTCATGCGCCGGCCACGCATCGCAGGCGAGCTGCGGCAGCCACGGCTGCCGCAGCTCCTGTTCGGAAGCTCGGCGGAGACCGAAGTGCGCGAGCACGGGCTGCGCTACCGGCTCGACCTGCAGTGCGTGATGTGGGCGCCCGGCAACGTCGGCTGGCGCGCCGGCCCGCGCGGGCCGGCAGCGGTCGCGGCGCTCTACGCACATCCCGGCCCGCGAGTCGTGCTGGACTGCTTTGCCGGCGTCGGCTATTTCGCGTTGCAGTTCGCGCGCCACTGGCCCGCGACGCAAGTCATCGCGGTCGAGAAGAACCCGGTCGCGGCGGAATACCTGCGGCAGAACGTGGCACTCAACGGGCTCGACAACGTCGAAATCATCGAGGCCGACTGCCGCGACGTGGAGCGCGAAGCCGACATCGTGCATCTGGGCTACATCGGCGATACCGCCCACTTCCTGCCGCACGCGGCCTTGCAAATGCGTGCCGGCAGAGATGGCACAATCATCCTGCACGACGCCTTCCGGCGCGCCGACTACGGCGTACAGCGCAGCGGTGAATGGGACGCCGTGCCCGGACAATTGCGCCGCGAGCTGGAGCGAGCGGCGCCGGGGCTGCGCGTTGCGCGGGTGGCGCGAGTGAAGAACTACGGCCCCGCGACGGCGCATCTCGCCATCCGGCTCGAAGCGGCCTAA
- a CDS encoding deoxyribonuclease IV: protein MKLGAHVSVAGGLHNGVSEALSIGADTFQMFSKNQRQWIAKPLTDEQLDQFRTALAQSGLGPVMIHDSYLINMGSPDEAKGKRAQHAFLEEYRRCEALGVPYLNFHPGSHTHPRKAMRDDRATRDAALERIASHINTTLAKTEGFESLLVLENAAGQGTNVGITFGELAHILERVDDPSRMGVCIDTQHAWAAGYDWAGDYDGVWDEFDSQIDRERLVGMHLNDSLSDRGSRVDRHANHGEGKLGEAVFASIMQDSRLEAVAGYLETPGGPERWKPEIARLRELAGR, encoded by the coding sequence ATGAAGCTAGGCGCGCACGTCTCGGTCGCCGGCGGTCTGCATAACGGCGTCAGTGAAGCACTTAGCATCGGCGCAGACACATTCCAGATGTTCAGCAAGAACCAGCGGCAGTGGATTGCGAAGCCGCTCACCGACGAGCAACTCGACCAGTTCCGCACTGCGCTGGCGCAGAGCGGGCTGGGGCCGGTGATGATTCACGACTCATACCTGATTAACATGGGTTCGCCTGACGAAGCGAAAGGAAAACGGGCGCAGCACGCCTTTCTCGAAGAATATCGCCGCTGCGAAGCGCTCGGCGTGCCTTACCTGAATTTCCATCCCGGCTCGCACACGCATCCCCGCAAGGCGATGCGCGACGACCGCGCGACGCGCGACGCGGCGCTCGAGCGAATTGCGAGCCACATCAACACCACGCTCGCCAAGACCGAAGGATTCGAATCCCTGCTGGTGCTCGAGAACGCCGCGGGACAGGGGACCAATGTCGGTATCACCTTCGGCGAACTGGCGCATATCCTGGAGCGGGTCGATGACCCGTCACGCATGGGCGTCTGCATCGACACGCAACACGCCTGGGCTGCGGGCTACGACTGGGCGGGCGACTACGACGGCGTGTGGGACGAGTTCGACTCGCAGATTGACCGCGAACGGCTGGTCGGGATGCACCTGAACGACTCGCTCAGCGACCGCGGCTCACGCGTTGACCGCCACGCCAACCACGGCGAAGGGAAGCTGGGCGAAGCCGTTTTCGCCAGCATCATGCAGGATTCGCGGCTCGAGGCAGTTGCCGGCTATCTCGAGACGCCCGGCGGCCCTGAACGCTGGAAGCCGGAAATCGCCCGGCTGCGCGAGCTGGCTGGGCGATGA